The genomic region tgctccccataacgtgatgaataccaggtacacacacacacacacacacacacacacacacacacacacacacacacacacacactgtctgtGACGGCTTCATTCACACACACTGATGTCAGTCTCACTCCGTGCGTCGCATCTCTGTGGAGTAACTGATCTAATTTTAGGTTCAGCTGGGTCACATTATCACTGACTCATGacgctcgtgtgtgtgtgtgtgtgtgtgtgtgtgtgtgtgtgtgtgtgtgtgtgtgtgtgtgtgtgtgtgatgttatTAATCATCCCATAATTTTGAGGTTTGCTcatgtttgtgtgtctgtgttaatCTAGATAATTTAGCAGTTGACCGGACAGTAACTTCCTTGTAATTCCTCATCCTTATAAAGACTCACTGAAGGAATCCTGACACCTAGTGGATGTAGATCAGCTTCCTCACAATATGACACACTTTGCAAAAATGTCATGATCAAAGGCATTATGATTCATCATGTTATCATAATTGAATCACGATTGAAACAGAGCCAAATGTGTGAGAGGCGACCAGTGCATTCATTCTGAGAAATGATGCTTTCAGAGATTCTGGATTAACAGAACTGTAGGAAATTAATGTAGAAATGTGATACATGAACCACAAAACTAgtgttaagtagcacgggtatatttgtagcaatagccaacaatacatgatgtgggtcaaaattaaaaaaaattctttttaatgccaaaaataattaggatgttaagatcatgttccattaaatatgttgtgaatttcctactgttaatatatataaacatatttattgattaatatgcattgcaCAACTTtgcaggtgatttttttttttttgctgcaccctcagatttcagattttcaaatagttgtatctcagccaatattgtcctctcctaacaaaccatacatcaatggaaatcttattcatCCATGGTTGACTGGTTtattggtccagggtcacaaataaagagGCTAGTAAAGATCTAAAGTAATGTAATGATGAGTGAAAATCAGTAAACATAACATCCTGATTTGAGCTGAAATCATTGTATTATGTGAGCAGAAAGTGTGGAGTGACAGACATAAAATTAGCAATAACTCCTTTTGAAAGTGATCaacataatattaaattaataagaagCATCATCAGAGGTTCTTGGTTTGTCCTGCTGTTGTTCGTGTTCCTATATAATTTGTATAATCTGTTTTTCTTGTTTTCGCAGGAGGGCAGTCTGTGGTCTTCTGACGGTCCCAGCTCTTCTAGTGCCATGAGCGAGGTATGATTTATTTCAATAATAACTACACAGAATACAGCTTGCAGTCAAATGTAAACCTGGTCAGCTACTTAGACTGTGCATGAAATACAATTGTATTACAGATAAAACTGTAAGTTAAATATGCAAGAGCACAAAGTAGGGCTgtcaaattttttacattttgaatatttGTCAAATTCAAAATAAGAACCCACATTCGAAtgcaaaaaagttgcaattttaggtgtccaagtttaaaaaaaaaacatatctcgAGACTTTATGGTGGGTTTTTCCTCATCCCACTGCATctcatgtttttaaatgaaaaaagtacTCTGTGATTGGCTTTTGGTCCTTTGTATTAAACTCACAGATTCATGCATGATGCTGTTTTGTTAAATAGTTGTTTAAGCAACTTAATTATAATTGGTTTATAAACATTATTCTAACATTATGCACTTTTTTCACAGATAGTCATGTTATTTCATTGCGTTGAATAAATGTGCATTAGTAATATTTTGCTCGATGCGCCCTCTTGTGGCCTCAGGAGAGAAGCCAAAAGCTTTATTTCTCACCCCAACtgaaattatgcattttaaattcgAATAGAATTCAGATTTATGTACAAATTTTAAATTTACAATGccctgcaaaagtattcataccccttcattttattcacatttagttttgttgctgccttatgttaaactgctttaaattactttttttccccacatcaatctacatctcatacaccataatgacaaagcacaaaacaggtttgtaacaactttgcaaatttattagaaataaaaaactgaaaagatcccgttgcataagtattcatacccttttctgggacactggaaatttatctcaggagcattcacattgcttctagatgttcctacacttggagtggagttaaactgtggcaaattcatttgcatgagtctgatttagaaagacacacacctctcagaaaaggtctaacagctgaaaatgcagatcagagcaaaaaccaagataactgcctgtagagctcagtgacagacttgcgttaaggcgatgatctagagaagagttcagaaacaaatctgctgcattgaaggttgacagaagcattctccataatggaagacgattggaacaactaggactctagaaaatgtccaagctgacagagatggagaggagaaaaggtgaggcaaagaatggcagataattgccaaatgcagatgtgcaaagatgctcacatcagacccaaaaacacttgaggctgtaaagctgcttcaactatggactatGTTAAGGGTGTGaagtgaatacttatgcaatttacttatttcagtgttttatttttaatacatttgtcaaatttgcaaatctggtttgtgctttgtcattattatggtgtatggagtgtaaactgatgtgggggaaaaatcatttaaagcagtttaaagtaatgctgcaacaaaacacaatgagaaaaaatgaatacttttgcaaggcactgtagtttcTCAACCcttttgacagccctagtacaAAGTGAAGATGCACCATGAGAGTTTGTTCTGATGAGGATCCCGTCTGTCTCCTGCAGGTTTACGCTCCTCGACCGCCGGACCGGGTGCCGTCGTACCTTCAGCGTGAGCGTCTGTCCCGCTTCCAGCCCACGTACCCGTACCTGCCGCACGCCATCATCGACCTCCCGCCCACCATCTCGCTGTCAGACGGAGAGGAGCCTCCGCCGTACCAGGGCCCGTGTTCCCTTCAGCTGCGAGACCCGGAGCAACAGCTGGAGCTCAACCGCGAGTCGGTCCGAGCGCCACCCAACCGCACCGTCTTCGACAGTCCGCTCATCGACGCCTCTCTGCACCCGCCGAGCGTCAACGCGGGCATCAGCGCCCGGCGCCTAGAGGAGGCTCCGCCGGCGTACAGCGAGGTCATCGGCCACTATTACCACCCCACGTCACTGCCGCGCCACACACAGACTCACTCCGCACCGCCGGCGCTGGTGCAGGGCCTCATCCACATCAGCCGCACGGACAGCAGAAACGCACGCAACAAAGACAAAGAGAAAGCACGGCACGTCTAGAATCAGCCGCTGCTTCCTGTCGGTCAGGGGCGGCTGCACAACAGACTCACGAGAGACACTGAGAGACGCCGCTTCAGACTTTCTATAAATATTTACGTGTTCTTTGTCCTCGATCTGCACTCAAACTCGACGACAAACACATACCGCTTCCCTTCGGCCCGTTTCCCTGAGCGATGGAGAACAGCTGGTCTTCCGTTTAGAAACGTTAATTGGAGTCTTGTGATTCTTCATCACAGTCGTCAGTAAATGTGCATGACTTCCTCGTGAGAGTTTTGCATCGGACTGGAAGTGTTTGTTCAGTTGTTTGTTTGCGGTCAGAAAGAGTCGGCCGCGTGTCGAAGCGCCAGCTctgagggtgtgtgtgtgtatataggctactatataaatatatatatactgtacatgtATATGGAAGCTGAAAAAACAAACTTAAAGCACGATTTTAGAGTTATTTATATAAATGTCTAAAATTgcactatttttaatataacgATACGGCAGGCCTCGGCTTGCGATCGGTCCACAGACGGTGTGAGTGTCCCGGACGCCGGTTAATGATGAGCGTGAGCGAGTTAACTCGGGTAACTTTGCTTCACAGCTCGACTGAACAAATCTGAATCGGCCGGAGGAACGTCGCTGAGAGTTCTAGAGATCAACGGTAGTCGTTTTACAGCTAGAGGACTAGTTAACTAGCGTAGTTAATTTCAGAGCTTCGGTTTCTCAAATGTATTTGCCTTAATTTTATTCTAGATTCTAGAAATCTGAATTCACAATCATTGATGTTTAGAACCTAAAGGGTTTCTTCTGCTCGGCTGTGGCGCAGCGGCTCGGGTTCACACGCGGCGTCTCTTATAGCACTTTACCGACCGGGGAGGAAAACAATCGACGAGCTGTAGTCGCCGGTTTCGTCTGGAGTAAACGAGCACTCAGGCAAATGAATATGCAACTGCTTTCCGATCGGACGACGCGCGCAGAGCTGAAATCACATTGTGGGATCCGTAACGTCCACCAGGAGAGACAGCCGCTCGGATTCTGAGTCACTGAATCAATGAATATTTAATTGAACACAATCTCATTCACTCGCTGCCAAATAGTGACTCACGGGAAACAAGCGTGGTCGAGTCGAGCTGCTCCTGGTGAATCCCACGATTCGGTCTGCGCTCGTCTGTCCGCTCGGGGAATATCGGGTCAGATTTTGCCGTGTTCGCTTGTACTCCGGAGAATCGCTGCTAACAGGAAGTCAACCGCTGGAGAGAGAAACTCAACGAGTTCTATAACTAAATGTACATTATAAATGTAGTCATACTTTAGTATTGTTGTAGtcgtttttataatatatatgccATATTATAACTAAATGCAGACTTTAGTCTGGCTGTCTAGTTAGTTAGTAACTAACTATCAGTGGGTCATTCTGTTTATTAGATTTTAGTCATAGATGTTCAGAATCATTAGTTTGCCATCTTTAATAACACACACTGCTGCTCAGAAGTTTAAATCATTAGTCTCTTATGGTCATCAAAGTTctatttatttgctcaaaaatacagaaaaaacttatattgtgaaatattattgcaattcaaaatagccttttttttttattttaacatactttaaaatgtcatttatttcttttatgcaaagctgaattttcagcatcgttactccagtcttcagtgtcacatgatccttcagaatcattctaatatactgatttattacttttattattaattttggaaacagttgctgcttaatattttttttagaacctgtgatacttttttaggattcatCGATGAATAAAAGTTAacaagaacagcgtttattcaaaatagaaatcttttctaacaatatgaaTATAGTAAtaagtctttaccatcactttttatccatttaacacatccttgctaaataaaagtattaatttctttcaaagagagaaagaaagaaaaaatgtactgaccccaaactttgaacaaggtgtttgttacaaaggttttctattttaaataagtgctgttctttttaacattctatttattaaagaataatgAAAAAGTATCTCAGGTTTCcacactaataataaatcagcatattagaatgatttctgaagggtgctgaaaattcagctttgcatcacagaaataaattatattttaaagtatgtccAAAtagaaaccactattttaaactgcattaacatttcacaatattaattttttctgtattttctgaATTGTCTCTTtcaaaaagcattacaaatcttactaatcccaaacttttgcacaGCAGTGTATATTCCATATTACGAAACTTTAAACTTTAATCTGATTGTCTAAATTTTAAACTGGTTAGTTGGTCACTAACTACCTATGGGTTGTTATTTTAATTCTACTTTAGTCATAGATTGTTCAGAACAATTTGTTAGCCGTTATGATGTATTTCAAATTATCATTAATTGTCCAAATGCAGACTGTTTGAATTATCCGTGGGTGGTTCTCTCTCCGGCCGCGGCGTGACGTCTTCCCTTTACAGAGACGGCCGTTTGTTCCCTGCGAGATGCCAGTGTGTCACATGCCCCCGTCAGCCAATCAGGTGGCCGTTGACAGGAAGTGACATTGTAtgcatgatgatgatgatgatgatgatgaggtaGTTTAGTGGAGAGAGTTGCAATATACCGACTATTTGCCTTTTGATAATGTAGTTTGTTGTTTAGCTCAGAGTAAAGATGTACTAGTTGTTTTTCTGTTATTGTTGCTTCTTCAGTTATTAAGGTCATTTTTGTTTTGCTCACACAGTAAACAGACACTGGCTTTAGTCACTCCGTCATCAGAGCTGGTTAAAGAAACGTGACGTGTGCCTTCCAGTCGCCAGTACAGACGTGTGTGTTTCGTTCTGTTGCCTTCATGTGTAATTCAATTCTGGAATAGAGAACATGTGAATGCATTTGATTCAGTCAAATTAAGCACAAGATGAAACCAAACGACGGCTCTGCTTCACGGGTGTCTGCTCATCTTCTTCATGTTGGTTCCACAGTCTGGATGATGGATGGAGTTTCTTAATCAAATCACTGATCATGTGAAAAGAGGCATTTCCAAAGAAGGACTTTTCTCTCCAATCCTGTGTGACGGTGATTGAAGCTCTTATGTTTTCTCTGCTGTTGCATTGCTTTGGCTATGAAGCTGCCACTGAACGCTCTCTGGGGTCGCAATATGAACGTGGAGAACGTGTGCGCGGCTCAATCCCGTCTTCAGGCCCGTTGTCGTCAGTAATGGCCGCTTACGTGTCactcttttgtttttatttatatcagATCCTGAAAGTGTTACTGGTGTTTCTCTTTGGGACAGTGTCTATTACACACCATCTTATACAATCTCATGCATTTCAGTTAGCTgccaattaaacaaataaaacattttataaaataatgcaTCTGcaggtttttgtttttattactcTTTTGCATGCACATACATACTAGTTTTGTGTGTTTTATGTCTTTTGTGGTTTAAAAGGTTAAAAATGTGACCCAGGATGACATGAGTGTCAATTTctcgaaactgagatttatacatcacctgaaagctgaatatctgcaatctgagggtgcaaaaaaatctaaatattgagaaaatcacctttaaagttgtccaaatgaagttcttagcaatgcatataatcaaaaataaagttttgatatatttatggtagaaaatttacaaaatatcttcatagaatatgatcttaatatcctaatgatttttgcattaaagaaaaatctattattttgacccatacaatgtatttttggctattgctgcaaatatacctgtcctacttaagactggttttgtgctccagggtcacatatatgattaaaaaaatgcatcaatATGAAAACGAAGCACTTCAGGAATAGACTTGCATTGCCTTTGGAGCACATTCATATATTCTGTCATCATACAGGTCATTAGTTGTTTGATTTAATGCTGTTTTTCAATCACAGATCCTCTGTTTTTAAGTATTGAGGTAAT from Garra rufa chromosome 12, GarRuf1.0, whole genome shotgun sequence harbors:
- the pmepa1 gene encoding protein TMEPAI, whose protein sequence is MFSFMGLMNGTTDTHTNVSCTCNCKRSTSFQSMAITQLEFVQILVIVVVMMMMVVVITCLLNHYRLSARSLISRHGRARRRHLPLPSEGSLWSSDGPSSSSAMSEVYAPRPPDRVPSYLQRERLSRFQPTYPYLPHAIIDLPPTISLSDGEEPPPYQGPCSLQLRDPEQQLELNRESVRAPPNRTVFDSPLIDASLHPPSVNAGISARRLEEAPPAYSEVIGHYYHPTSLPRHTQTHSAPPALVQGLIHISRTDSRNARNKDKEKARHV